From a single Nicotiana tomentosiformis chromosome 2, ASM39032v3, whole genome shotgun sequence genomic region:
- the LOC104095252 gene encoding transcription factor UPBEAT1-like has product MGSCSKLNSGSLSIRTRRSKPCKSQNSSRLVDDSGRIGPCTSISEKLEALKQLIPANNGEIKVDQLFQETADYIVLLRTQVFVLQKLVDFYGSTTDQSLDNQNPV; this is encoded by the coding sequence ATGGGTTCTTGCTCAAAACTAAACTCCGGTAGCTTATCAATAAGGACAAGAAGATCTAAACCATGCAAATCTCAAAATAGCTCAAGACTTGTCGACGACAGCGGTAGAATTGGCCCATGTACTTCTATTTCTGAAAAATTGGAGGCTCTAAAGCAACTAATCCCAGCCAACAATGGGGAAATCAAAGTTGACCAACTGTTTCAAGAAACTGCTGACTATATTGTTCTTCTCAGAACTCAGGTCTTCGTTTTACAGAAGCTCGTCGATTTCTATGGGTCCACTACTGACCAGTCTCTAGATAACCAAAATCCTGTATAG